GCTCCTTCGGCGATCATGTTTGTCAGACTGGTCCTTACTATCACTGTGATCTCGTTTGTGGGAACGGTCTTTGCTTCTGCTACGCTTTCTAGATTTTTCTTTGCTGGGGCTGTGTTCCCGTTTTCTTGCTTTCTCAACACTGTCAGTTCTTCCTTGACTGCCACTTCGACTTCGCTTGTTTGGTTTTTCTTTACTGTCATTTTTATGTTTACTTGGTTTTTCTTTGCTCCTACTTCTACTTCTTTTCCCTGCATTTCTGCTTCTGCTTCTGCTTCTGTGCTTCCTTTCTCTGCTTCTACTTCTGCtgtgccttttctctttcttggaaTCTTTTTTGTCATCTCTGTGCCGCTTATCATCTTTGTCTTCTTTATGTTTCTTGTCTTCTACCTCACCCCTACTTCGCCGTTCCTTAGAccgttctctctccttttctcggTCATTACCTCTTTCCTTGTCATAGTCTCGGTCTCGTCTTCtacctctttcattttctttctctctttcccgaTCCCTGTCCCTTCTATCCCCCTTCCTATCACGACTTCGACTACGACTTCTATGCCTTTCTCTACTCCTGCTACGCCTCCGTTCCAAGCCCCGATCAATACTTCGAGATCTtcgcctttctttctccctttctttggcTTCACGCTCTAGTCGCTGgcgttctttctctctttctaatTCTCGGTCAAAACTAGAAGACCCATGGCCCTCCCGATGATGGCTTCTACTTCTTGATCTTCTTGGGGACCTTCGTGGACTCAGTGATCTCCTGGGAGACCTAATATttgaggagagagaagagaatttCAATGAATAAAGCATACTCTAAAACTTAATGTTCATCAGTGTCATTTACTTAGGTTCCCAAGTTACATAGCATGTCaataataaaggcaaaaaatttgcTAGTTCTCATTTACAGATGCATAATTTTGTTGAAAATGCCCTGAAAGCAGAACACAAACTAATAAAATGTAGACTATAAACAAAATTTCCAAAGAACTTGCCACTGATTGCCAAGGACCTTTGTAGAGTACAAAGTATACCTTAAAAATAAGTGCAATTGAAGAGTTACATTACCTTGAACGTCTACGTTCAACATGTCTGTCTATTTCCTCAGCACCTTCCTTCCcatctttcttgatttttctagGCCGGGTTTTAATCTGCTGATCAATATTCTTCTGAACTGGAACAGGAATTCTTGGGAACAGGGTAGAAAACCACTCCAGTTTTGTGAGAAAAGACCGGAGCATTTCTCCAATGGTCATTACACAGCCTCCACCAGCTTTCACATCTAGGTCCTACAGAAACACAGAAGATACCCTAGCCGTCAAAAAAAGTATTTCAACCAAAACatgaatactataaaaaatatcACCATCTTTGGAAtctcacatacaaaaaaattctATTGGAAAAACTTCAATTTGTGTACCCTTCTAATCTGGTAATGAATGATACAAACATTCAGGCTCAGTGTGTGCATGCAGGTGAGAACGACCCCTGCAGCCTCATGGGGACAGACAGAGCTGACCTCACTCAGTTAACAAGAACATGGAACAGCCCCTTAGAGAATCAAACTACGTGGAACAACCAACTTAAATTTACATTCCACATACCTActaaataatatttctttctgtggacatgtTTGCACACATCATTCCTAGCACTGTAACCTAGCTACATATGAACTACTTCAAATAATTCCTGtctaaagtttttcttttaacagCTATTAATATAAAATGAAGCCCTAATAAAACTGGAAGCAATAGCAAACCAACTGCCATGAAGCAGTGAGGTTTCTAATTTAGAGTtatgtagaaaataaataaatgaacaaataattgGAAACGCATAATCCATGATGACCATTGTCTCTGAAAAGGGTCATTACCGCATGAAGGCCTTCTTGCTATGCCCTCTCACAGCTCAGGACATGTTAGTCAGCTATTGTCAGTCCCAAACCTATAGTGCAAGCACACAAGGAAAGTGAGATTTGTTATCTAAACAGGAAAACAAGAGCTAAAGGTAAAACtgcttgcactcacacacatttaAGTGTTCAGATATACAGTATTTCCAAATATAATCGCTGCAGATATCTAAGGAAGAAAACAATAAGTTAGCTTAAGTAGAGATCCTCAGGTTTGTAAACACAGTAAAAAAACAGATTAAATAGAAGCATTCAGAAACAAACCTAATACAATACCAATTATGAAGAGGAGACAGACatgctttttaaatatagaaGGGAGAAGTGCTTTGGCCTGAAAAATctcatctaaaaataaaaaactttatgaAGATTGTGATTTGTCACCTAACACAGTTTTGCTTCTTCTGAGATAGTAAGTAAATAGCTCAATGAAAACAGCACCCcccaaaaaatacagagaaaagttCTCCATGTCTACATGACTGAGTTTTTTTTTAGGTGTGCATGTAATAATAAAAACGCACTAGGACGATTTCTATTACAATTATCCTTTAAGTCAATGAATTATTTGGCAAACTTTTAAACAGGACTACTGAAACACAACACTCAGTTTACTTTGTGAaccttaaaatataaattagtgGTGGGGGAAGaagtatttttttgaaattttggaCTTCACCATTTAGGTTTATTAATACATATGAGATTTAAATCTCACACAGTGATGTTTCCCAAAGTAACTTTTCCCTTCTGAACATACATAACAAGTTCAATCCCATTAAGCTTGAATGGCAAACtagatttataattttattttaaattttaactagtttaaatgaaagttttctttccagctttataaatatgtttaatataACAGGAGTCAGAAAGCTAGAAATGAAGTATTTTGGTCACCttaaaaaaggcatccaaacagCCAATTTAGTCCCACTTAGCTATTCAATTCTGCACATCTATCCAAGTGGTAACATTAATATTTGGAAGAAGAGGATAAAGAACTGAAAAGTTCCAAGAAAAAAAGCTGTATTAGTATTCTATGTGCATGTCTTATCACTTCAATCTCTAGCATGGCCCACCTTAAGAAGTCACTATCAACTATACAAGATCAATGCAATACACAGAatacaggaagagaaaatttcaagtcaccaaaatacattaaatgattaagaaataagaaaacgTAAGAAATCTCACCTAAGATATAAAAGAATGCATCAAGTCTTAGTAAAAGGACATTAATTCTTAAAGTATTTCAGTGAAATATGTTTAACTACAGTAAATTCTAGAAGACATTAAACCTATGTAAGAGTAATCAGAAGAAAACTAATTATTACCCTTGTTGACATACCTCTTCATCATCAAGGAAGGATTCAAACCAATCCCACAGATCTGTAGGGGGTTGTGTGTACCTAGAATTACAAGATCGATTAGGCTTAAGTGAATTATAATGAGATACTGATTGGAAATGCAGATAAACACTTGCTCACCTTATATACATAAATCCAAGGGCTCTAATATATGGAGAGTCTGTGTGTGTTATGAGACCCATCACTTGCTTGCGAGTTAACTTCAGAGTAAATAATTTGTATAACAAGCAAAAAGCTGTAGAAACAATTCCTCCTGTTCCAACACCTCGAACCTTTAGGGGAAACAGAGttaagaaaaagaagcaaaataactGAGAGATAGTTAACACCAATTGAGTAATCCTGTTAGATATTAACAAAATATACTCCAGAACTAAGAATGGAGCATAAAAATGTAATACTTGTCTAACTCCATTCACCAGGCACTTgaatttagattaaaaaattaaaaaagggcTTCTAAGACTTGTCAATTGACTGTCATTTGAGGAATTGTCAGACTTTcaattttctaaatataaactTAGTTATTAGACacagaaatactgaaaaaatgCACGTACTTCTACTTACCCCTCCGCACATCCCTGTTTGGCCTGCTGTTTTCCTGCTTCCTTTCTCCCATGGTTCAACATGTGTgacctaaaaatagaaaagaggaaCACAACAAATATTCAtactttgaatttttgttttaagtgTGATTAAAGTAAACCCAAGTCCACAATAGAGCAGCTCTTCCAAAAGTTTGGAAGACATGTTAATGAGTACCAATAAAGCCACTGGGGTTTAACAAAACCTCAACAGCTTtacagaacagaaatcccattcaAGTAGCTTTGTGGAGAAATCCCATTAAAGGATACATGTAGCTGAAACATGTGGAGCCAGGAATTTCTAGTCTCAAACACTTATTAAAAACACTTGGTAATACTctcagctttgtatcttaccatgAGTTTCTTCTAAAAAATCTCAGTTTAAAATGAATTTAAGGATCCAACTTAAAGCAAAACTAATAATaaagcttaaatatttatttcaaaaaaaactttttttaacctttaataGTTCAATCTTACAGTGCtttaaaattcattataaaataaaaatattttaaataaaaacttgatGTATGCTAAAACAGTAAGAGAAGGTACTTCTGATGCAAAATTATGGAAccttatgcatgtatatatgtatttttttttttaccatgatcAGGCATTATGTTCATTCCTGATTAAAGTTGAAATTACAAAAGCCACAGCTACACAGAGAACATTGTTGCTAGTTAGTGTACAATTTATTTTCTGCCTAATCCTGTGaaccaattcaatttttttcccaGAATATAAACTGTGTCAAAAGCTAAGTGGGACTAGTCATTATACTCAATATCACCTTTCCTAAGGTGGGTACCCTTTAAAAACCACAAACTTAACCtaaaaatagcaaagaaaatTAACTCTGCAACAGATAAAACTCAAGGTGTTTTGTAAAGGTTAAGATATCTGTTtgcttcttaatttaaaaataaaatgttctttcaCTATGTATTTCCACCAACCCATGGTTACATTTTATACTCTTCAGTGGCTGCAGCCAGAAAAGCATGCATTTAAATATAAGCACTACACTTTTGCTCAGCGGACTCCTGTATTGCTTTACTGTTTCACGTCTTGAGCCTCCAGATTGCTGTATGTAAAAGATGTTTCAATTACTTAAAAGCTACCCAAAGGGGTGGATGCAACACAAAATGGACTTACAAAACTGGAAGTCTACatatttcaataattatttaatcTGGACatatgaacaaaaccaaaatcttcagttttataattaaattgaaataatttCTAGTACAATCTTGTTTCAAAACACagtatttgaaatttgaaaacaaatttttccTCTATTGCATTAACATTTGTCTGTCATTAAACAGAACCTGCCACAGCAAGAGCAGGAAACCAATTTCCGACTGTTTGAAGTTTACTACACAAATATAGCTAAGGGTTAAATATTTGCCATATTGTATCCATGGTGAAAAAGACCTTACCTTTTAAAAGCTAAAAAACTAGTTTGTAGTATTACAATTACTTACAATACTCTTGTAAGAGGATATCAAAATATCAGTATACTTTATATACCCAAAGttgaactgtatttttaaaatacggTTTTGTATCAAAAGAACttattcccctccccccaccccgcccaaATCCCAATAAC
The sequence above is a segment of the Manis pentadactyla isolate mManPen7 chromosome 4, mManPen7.hap1, whole genome shotgun sequence genome. Coding sequences within it:
- the PRPF38B gene encoding pre-mRNA-splicing factor 38B yields the protein MANNSPALTGNSQPQHQAAAAAAQQQQQCGGGGTAKPAVSGKQGNVLPLWGNEKTMNLNPMILTNILSSPYFKVQLYELKTYHEVVDEIYFKVTHVEPWEKGSRKTAGQTGMCGGVRGVGTGGIVSTAFCLLYKLFTLKLTRKQVMGLITHTDSPYIRALGFMYIRYTQPPTDLWDWFESFLDDEEDLDVKAGGGCVMTIGEMLRSFLTKLEWFSTLFPRIPVPVQKNIDQQIKTRPRKIKKDGKEGAEEIDRHVERRRSRSPRRSLSPRRSPRRSRSRSHHREGHGSSSFDRELEREKERQRLEREAKEREKERRRSRSIDRGLERRRSRSRERHRSRSRSRDRKGDRRDRDREREKENERGRRRDRDYDKERGNDREKERERSKERRSRGEVEDKKHKEDKDDKRHRDDKKDSKKEKRHSRSRSRERKHRSRSRSRNAGKRSRSRSKEKPSKHKNDSKEKPNKRSRSGSQGRTDSVEKARKREHSPSKEKSRKRSRSKDRSHKRDHSDSKDQSDKHDRRRSPSIEPESQEKQHKNKDETP